The DNA sequence tcctgtgctgctgagctgggctgggctcctgggacacagggagctcatggcagcggcagcgctgcagagagacagctctgcccaggagcagctcctctgcacacgcagcagggctgagggctctgcctgcagcaccgagggcacaggagccgggcagagagagggaaacgcagtctggggtgggaggatgctgagaggtCACTGGAGAGAAATTTCAGAGATATAAAGCCTGTGGCTAcagggcattgcatctgcaaatcatggTAGGATCTCataaagctgtcacattgcagagcctgcaagagatgtaagtacagctctcagaggttctctgatcagaggagaggatgtgctgcagagcagggattgccttctgcactgtcagagtgacaagatgTGAATGCTGTgttgtccccagggtggctgtggggtgtaaatgtaaatgtgcaggcaggggtgcccagggctgtcctgcagagcagggtccctgcaccccagggctgtgccgggcagggactctgccgcctgccagggtcagcgctcagcctgcccgggagatcccaacaacactgaggggagaagatgtggtggaggagcaaaccctattgggcaagaaatgtgcctctgctgtggagagggtgctgtgtgggtcagggttgctcacacatccagatcagccccagcatttttccaagtggatgcctcaaggagaagatcaatgcaaggattgccagacagataaggagctttcctgagcctgtcttttcagtttcctctcccaaggggtggggggtgcaggaaaggataaaatgaacatgagctctcatgcttaaacaagtcactgagacacctgaactgcaactctgagtgatcagtccatctgccagaaggctcatgacatcccttccccacccctctgcctgtgcacagcacctgcatcaccttggctggacccgtcagccttagtctgacctgtcctgttttccagcctgcaaacaggaagatgcccccaggcagtgccctgtgaacaggcaggatctgtagggccagtgggagggcacagagggtgggatggtctgtgagcactgacagggaagagacatggacagggaaacacctcccaggggagaatctccaggcagcagggaaatgatcagaaatgagaggaaaccaaacccggaatggttatgggagggagaagagagaaaagtccctgtgaccccccgcagtgcagatccctcctgtgagcagccccctggcctcctgtcccacccagcaaagcctctgccctcagggccgggggctccaaggcatgaagcagctcctgtgcagccagagctccagttcctctgcagagcacaggggctgagagcagctgcccggcagtgttggtgtctgggaggtgctgcacagctggggaagggtgacgctgtctgagtgcccggctgcctctgccctggcctctctcacacacaccctcaccgcattttccttcttgctcccctgctctgggtcactgctgttgggatcttgttcttgctgtcagggtctctggggatggcagtttcagctgcagagtcacagcctgatcttgtgggtcctttcctgaaggtgtgtccatgggcacacgtgtcccagctttgctctgacctgtgggctgtgggcaatgcagtctgtggggctggggaatgagctgtgtgtgtcctgggctaaacgttgggtgctgagaccttagggaagggtgagacctgtcatggtctgaggtggattcctctgctctcagcagtgcctggtggcttttcagggtgacatgggagtgtgatcagcccccatctcagaaaggtgccagcccagggcagctggagcaagacagagggacagagcagctgccctcactctgcactgacccacaggcatcctctggtctcgcaggactcgctctgttcccCCTGcatgcagcagaaatgctgctggtttCTGACATCCAAGAACAttccccagggtgggaggggagaaggagctgtaaaaaaccccaaacctctcaAGCCATCTCATTTCCTTATCCCTGGGAGTGCAGATGCTGACAGGTGTTTCTGGACCAGGAGCAGCTTCAtgtgacaaagctgaaccccaggactggcccctgcCCCCTGTTCCCATGACCccactgctgcagagcagggctgactCCTCAGCATCAGCGGGCACAGGCCCTGCTCCTCACTGCAcctccagccagcaccaccCAGGGCTCAGACAGGGAGCTGAGGGAAGGTCTGGAAAAGGACAAGGGGTATGGAGCAGGGGAGGGTGTGTGGGAAATGGCTTTGATTTTGCTCAGAGAAATGTCCCGTAacttgtcactgtcttttctccttgcacaggtcctcatgcccacaggcagccaatgtccaacagcagctccatcacccagttcctcctcctgccgttcacagacacacaggagctgcagctcttgcacttctggctcttcctgggcatctacctggctgccctcctgggcaacggcctcatcatcaccaccataggctgggaccagcacctccacacccccatgtacttcttcctgctcaacctcgccctcttTGACATGGGCACCATCTCTACCAttctccccaagtccatggcaaattccctctgggattccagggccatctcatacttgggatgtgcgacacagctctttttgtttctcttcttgatcacagcagagtTTTATCTTCTCACAgtcatgtcctacgaccgctacgttgccatctgcaaacccctgcactacgggaccctcctgggcagcagagcttgtgtccacatggcagcagctgcctgggccactgggtttctcaatgctctgctgcacacggccaatacattttcactgcccctgtgcaagggcaatgccctgggccagttcttctgcgaaatcccccagatcctcaagctctcctgctcacactcctacctcagggaacttgggcttcttgtggtcagtgcctgtttagcttttatttgttttgtgttcattgtggtgtcctatgtgcagatcttgagggccgtgctgaggatcccctctgagcagggacggcacaaagccttttccacctgcctccctcacctggccgtggtctccttgtttgtcagcactgccattTTTGCcaacctgaagcccccctccatctcctccccatccctggacctggtggtgtctgttctgtactcagtggttcctccagcagtgaaccccctcatctacagcatgaggaaccaggagctcaaggatgccctgtggaaactcatatcttagtgttttctgaagcaataaatctaaatcactgtctgcttttattttataaccactggttgtgtaaatgaggagccatgatctgtgtgtatttaaacaaaataaagggttcTGTAGTGACAC is a window from the Columba livia isolate bColLiv1 breed racing homer unplaced genomic scaffold, bColLiv1.pat.W.v2 Scaffold_140, whole genome shotgun sequence genome containing:
- the LOC135577801 gene encoding olfactory receptor 14A16-like; its protein translation is GIYLAALLGNGLIITTIGWDQHLHTPMYFFLLNLALFDMGTISTILPKSMANSLWDSRAISYLGCATQLFLFLFLITAEFYLLTVMSYDRYVAICKPLHYGTLLGSRACVHMAAAAWATGFLNALLHTANTFSLPLCKGNALGQFFCEIPQILKLSCSHSYLRELGLLVVSACLAFICFVFIVVSYVQILRAVLRIPSEQGRHKAFSTCLPHLAVVSLFVSTAIFANLKPPSISSPSLDLVVSVLYSVVPPILRAVLRIPSEQGRHKAFSTCLPHLAVVSLFLSSIMFANLKPPSTSSPSLDLVVSVLYSVVPPAVNPLIYSMRNQELKDALWKLIS